GGCCGCCGCCGCCCGATCCCCCACCCGCTCGCCTGGCCGGGGTGCAGGTCCAGGCCAAGGAAGCCGGGGCGGCGGTGCTGCTGGAGCACGCGTTCCGGCCGGCGGCCGCGGGAGCCTACGACCCCGCCCGGATTCTGGAGGCCGTGGACCGGGTGTATGCCACGGGGCTGTTCCACGGCGTTTGGCCCACGGTGGTGCCGCCCGTGCCCCCCGCCGCGCAAGGCTCGGAGCCGGCTACGGACACGATGCCGCGCCCCGACCCCGTGCTGCTGGTCCGGACGGAGCCGACCCCGCGTGTGCTGGCGGAAGGTGGTGCGGGATACGACAACGACCGGGGCGTCCGTGTTTGGGCCGGGCTGCGCTCGCGGACGGCGGGCGTCGCGAGGTTGCCGGCGGAGCTGGACGTGGCCGGCGCGGCCGGCGGCCTCGAGCGCTGGGCGGTGGCGTCGCTGAGGCTGTACTCGCTCCGCTTCCTGCCGCTGATCTGGAGCTCGGGCGGCTACTACCAGGAAGCCGACGTGCGCCGGTTCATCGGGGAGCGCCCCGCGGTCGAGCGCGAGGTGCGGCGGGCGGGCGGCTGGCTGACCGCAGAGCTGCGGCGGCTCGAGCCCGGCCGGGTGCTCGTGGCCGGCATTCGCGCCGAGCGGGTGGAGGAAGAGTCGGGTCGGGACGGGTTTTCCCTGGGCCCCCTGGTGCGAATGGGCGAGATCGAGCCGCTGACGCCGGTGGCGGGCGCGCCCACGCTGCTCGAGGCCGAGTGGCGCCTGGGGGAGGTGGGTTACCTCAGGGCGCGGGCCCGCGGCTCCGTCCACGGCTGGGCCGGGCGCTGGCGCGGAGCAGCGGTGGGCGACCTGACGCTGGTGGGAGGCGAGCCGCCAGCCGACGTGCGGCCTGCACTGGGTGACGAGCACCTTATGCCGGGAATGCGCTGGGGCGAGGAGCGGGGGCAGATCCGCGCCGTGGCCGGTGCCGACGTCGTCCGCAATACCGCCTTCGATGTGCTGGCCCGGCTACGCCTGCGGCTGGGCGCGGCAGCGGCGGTGGGCGACGAGTTGGGCCGCTCCGCGACCTGGGTGGCGGGCGCGGAGCTGGGGCTTGTGCGCGCCACGCCGCTAGGGCCCATCGAGCTTGCCGTAGGCGCGAACGGCCGGGGCGAATGGCGGCTGGATGTGGTGGTGGGGGCGAAGTGAAGGCGCCGCGCTGGCTAGCTAGTTTCTGTCGCGAAACTCGCAACTCGCTAAACAACATGAGGTTCCACGACACCCTTGACAAGCATGTGTGTGGTATGGCACATATACAGCATGCGGAAGAGAGCGGAATCGCCTCAGGACGTGGAACGGTGGCTGCAGAGTGCGGCCGCGGAGCTTTGGCCCGCCGCACTGGGCT
The Gemmatimonadota bacterium genome window above contains:
- a CDS encoding patatin-like phospholipase family protein, whose translation is MRQGEGNLHGKLWLSTPTGGFGGWLALILLLAGSGPALAQEALVLSGGGSRGIAHAGVVLGLERLGHQPRLVVGTSAGAIVGGLYAAGYAPAAIWRILQQTDWAEVFAPPPVLEGPDRAVRYPVVRVAIGAERVRLFGGFVPELRINRMLVRLLFDAGVRAGGDFDRLPRRFRAVAADLEMGEEVVLARGDLARAVRASMAVPGVFSPVEWEGRVLVDGGIADNMPISVARELGSSVVIASDVLRPLPRIEERDPLSVGLRALRLLLRNAQPRAVPPDILILPRLGPGLAEATFPADPGPLLEAGLRAALSTAPRADPPAPRPPPPDPPPARLAGVQVQAKEAGAAVLLEHAFRPAAAGAYDPARILEAVDRVYATGLFHGVWPTVVPPVPPAAQGSEPATDTMPRPDPVLLVRTEPTPRVLAEGGAGYDNDRGVRVWAGLRSRTAGVARLPAELDVAGAAGGLERWAVASLRLYSLRFLPLIWSSGGYYQEADVRRFIGERPAVEREVRRAGGWLTAELRRLEPGRVLVAGIRAERVEEESGRDGFSLGPLVRMGEIEPLTPVAGAPTLLEAEWRLGEVGYLRARARGSVHGWAGRWRGAAVGDLTLVGGEPPADVRPALGDEHLMPGMRWGEERGQIRAVAGADVVRNTAFDVLARLRLRLGAAAAVGDELGRSATWVAGAELGLVRATPLGPIELAVGANGRGEWRLDVVVGAK